A single region of the Plutella xylostella chromosome 28, ilPluXylo3.1, whole genome shotgun sequence genome encodes:
- the LOC125490938 gene encoding uncharacterized protein LOC125490938 → MTSEPDSCSEEEPDSEMLSDDPSFQDSDDERQMRAQSDLPPGLPLRAPRKLFSNCRERWRQQNVSGAFAELRRLVPTHPPDKKLSKSEILRVAIRYIGLLCEVLEWQKAHSISTNKENNSLAIKCESPLSPSQNLRRKYKRPYCNDDEGPKPKIFLEGANDFPKFGNEENEDGSLFRRYQSRVVQNKMEHYRFLRSSYYFPRWRHPLPLKNLTTDRNGNNLLMIAPAQNGTSKPDNGVVKYCNGTADVDKSLDKDKGDNKDGMNKMM, encoded by the exons ATGACGTCAGAGCCGGACTCGTGTTCGGAAGAGGAGCCGGACAGCGAGATGCTCAGCGACGACCCGAGTTTCCAGGACAGTGATGACGAGAGACAGATGCGGGCACAG TCGGACCTACCCCCCGGCCTGCCTCTCCGAGCGCCCCGCAAGTTGTTCTCCAACTGCCGCGAGCGCTGGCGCCAGCAGAACGTGAGTGGAGCCTTCGCCGAGCTCCGGAGACTCGTGCCCACGCACCCGCCCGACAAGAAGTTGTCTAAGAGCGAGATATTGAGGGTCGCCATCAG ATACATCGGTCTTCTATGCGAGGTGCTCGAGTGGCAGAAAGCGCATTCTATCTCCACTAACAAAGAGAACAACTCCTTAGCAATCAAATGCGAATCACCTCTTAGCCCATCGCAGAACCTACGCAGGAAGTACAAACGACCTTATTGCAATGATGATGAAGGTCCAAAACCGAAAATCTTTCTCGAAGGCGCTAACGACTTTCCGAAATTCGGCAACGAGGAAAATGAAGATGGTTCGCTCTTCAGACGCTACCAAAGTCGAGTGGTCCAAAACAAAATGGAGCACTATAGGTTCCTCAGAAGCTCTTACTATTTCCCAAGATGGCGCCATCCCCTGCCGTTAAAGAACTTGACAACTGACAGGAATGGAAACAACTTGCTCATGATCGCTCCAGCGCAAAATGGGACGAGCAAACCAGATAATGGGGTTGTGAAGTATTGCAACGGAACTGCAGATGTTGATAAGTCTCTAGATAAAGACAAGGGTGACAATAAGGATGGGATGAACAAAATGATGTAG